In Desulfonatronospira thiodismutans ASO3-1, a single window of DNA contains:
- a CDS encoding purine-nucleoside phosphorylase yields the protein MSTEKNKVYEALGYLKKIFPDFRPDVLVVLGSGLGDLARDFKPFASLDYSDVPGFVDSTVEGHEGTLFLCRDQDLCLAVMSGRVHLYEGRSPGEVVRNLRVMGLWGSGTAVLTNAAGALNPLFSTGNIMLITDHINMTGENPLVGDNVQEWGPRFPDMSNIYCRELQSLAAGAALEAKIPLEKGVYMGIKGPSLETPAETKAFRKLGADSIGMSTTLEAIAARHLGMRVLGYSCLTNKNLPDCMAETSHEEILEQARKINNNLVTLLRETLPRLTGVVRGQ from the coding sequence ATGTCGACAGAAAAAAACAAGGTTTATGAAGCCCTTGGCTATTTAAAAAAAATTTTTCCGGATTTTCGCCCGGATGTTCTGGTGGTGCTTGGAAGCGGCCTGGGAGATCTGGCCCGGGATTTCAAGCCCTTTGCAAGCCTTGATTACAGTGATGTCCCCGGGTTTGTTGATTCAACAGTAGAAGGGCACGAGGGCACTCTTTTTCTGTGCCGGGATCAGGATCTTTGCCTGGCGGTGATGAGCGGCCGGGTCCACCTGTATGAAGGAAGAAGCCCCGGGGAAGTGGTGCGCAATCTGCGGGTCATGGGGCTCTGGGGATCCGGGACAGCTGTTCTGACCAATGCAGCCGGGGCCCTGAACCCTCTTTTTTCTACAGGCAATATAATGCTTATCACCGATCACATCAATATGACCGGGGAAAACCCCCTGGTGGGGGATAATGTGCAGGAGTGGGGACCCAGATTTCCGGACATGAGCAATATCTATTGCCGGGAGCTACAAAGTCTGGCAGCCGGGGCAGCTCTGGAGGCGAAAATCCCTTTGGAGAAAGGAGTATACATGGGTATAAAGGGTCCTTCCCTGGAGACTCCTGCGGAAACTAAGGCATTCAGGAAGCTTGGTGCTGACTCCATCGGCATGTCCACCACCCTTGAGGCTATAGCCGCCAGGCACCTGGGAATGCGGGTGCTTGGATATTCATGCCTGACCAACAAGAATCTTCCTGACTGCATGGCCGAGACCTCTCACGAGGAAATCCTGGAACAGGCCCGCAAGATAAACAATAACCTGGTGACACTGCTAAGGGAAACCCTGCCCCGACTAACCGGGGTGGTCAGGGGTCAGTAG
- a CDS encoding OmpA/MotB family protein, translated as MSEDKYSLSSRSAEMEQDQEEDEPKNWITIFADIALLLLVFFVLLFSFSTLSDEKFRETILSVRESLGREETEDWGMRVRTDTSGVLMDRATQFRQLQEAQQETFADIQYYQNEHGIEGIVGARLDEGKITLTLPSEVLFDLGEVELRPEGEELLQDMRDIFNRHSEQRINIEGHTDNIPPREGGRFEDNWEISSLRALNTLRFLKQEGIDPGRMTATGYADLQPLYPNTTEGNRARNRRVEFVLERHIGG; from the coding sequence ATGAGCGAAGATAAATACAGCCTGTCCTCCAGATCCGCTGAAATGGAGCAGGACCAGGAAGAAGACGAGCCTAAAAACTGGATCACCATTTTTGCAGACATTGCCCTTCTTTTGCTGGTCTTTTTTGTGCTGCTGTTCTCTTTTTCCACTTTAAGCGATGAAAAGTTCCGGGAAACCATTTTATCTGTGCGGGAGTCCCTGGGCCGGGAAGAAACCGAAGACTGGGGAATGCGGGTCAGAACAGACACGTCCGGCGTCCTCATGGACAGAGCCACTCAGTTCCGCCAGCTCCAAGAGGCCCAGCAGGAGACATTCGCCGATATCCAGTACTATCAGAATGAACATGGCATTGAAGGCATAGTGGGAGCCAGGCTGGATGAGGGCAAAATAACCCTGACCCTGCCCTCGGAAGTGCTTTTCGACCTGGGAGAGGTGGAACTCAGGCCGGAAGGAGAAGAACTGTTGCAGGACATGAGAGATATATTTAATCGACACTCTGAGCAACGCATCAATATTGAAGGACATACCGACAACATCCCTCCCCGGGAAGGCGGCAGGTTCGAGGACAACTGGGAAATATCCTCCCTGCGCGCCCTGAACACCCTGCGTTTTCTCAAGCAGGAGGGTATTGATCCCGGACGTATGACCGCCACTGGATACGCCGACCTGCAACCCCTCTATCCTAATACCACAGAGGGCAACAGGGCCAGGAACAGGCGTGTGGAATTCGTCCTGGAAAGGCATATCGGGGGATAG
- a CDS encoding motility protein A, translated as MDFATFFGIIVGFSLIIGAIFIGGAVDTFVNVPGVMIVLGGTMAATSINFPVTDINKAFRAAFYIFAGKSVTANDVVNTMVRIAEISRRDGLLALENIKTENSTLKKACQLIADNTDPETISQTLRIEIVALRNRHAVIQDVFKKMGTYAPSFGMIGTLIGLVQMLTMLDDPASIGPAMAVAILTTFYGALLATLLFLPIAGKLKSRTQQENLHLEIIFQGAQSILENNNPRVVYEKLSSFVPPAERKNERR; from the coding sequence ATGGATTTTGCAACTTTTTTCGGCATCATTGTAGGATTTTCCCTTATAATTGGTGCCATATTCATAGGCGGAGCAGTAGATACCTTTGTCAACGTCCCCGGGGTCATGATAGTCCTTGGGGGAACCATGGCCGCCACCAGCATAAATTTTCCGGTTACGGACATCAACAAAGCCTTTCGGGCCGCTTTTTACATTTTTGCCGGAAAAAGCGTCACCGCCAACGACGTGGTAAACACTATGGTCCGCATAGCCGAAATCAGCCGCAGGGACGGACTGCTGGCCCTGGAAAACATCAAGACCGAGAACTCAACCTTGAAAAAAGCATGCCAGCTTATAGCCGACAATACTGACCCGGAAACCATTTCCCAGACCCTGCGCATCGAGATAGTCGCCCTGCGCAACCGGCATGCAGTTATCCAGGATGTATTTAAAAAAATGGGCACCTACGCCCCCAGCTTCGGGATGATCGGGACCCTTATAGGACTGGTCCAGATGCTGACCATGCTGGATGATCCGGCTTCCATAGGACCGGCCATGGCTGTGGCCATCCTGACCACATTTTACGGGGCACTTCTTGCAACCTTGCTCTTTTTGCCCATTGCAGGCAAACTAAAGAGCAGGACACAGCAGGAGAACCTGCATCTGGAAATCATATTCCAGGGCGCCCAGTCCATCCTTGAAAACAACAACCCAAGGGTGGTCTACGAGAAGCTGTCATCCTTCGTGCCCCCGGCGGAGAGGAAAAATGAGCGAAGATAA
- a CDS encoding PilZ domain-containing protein, translating into MSDFFGEFNFDYETGTRRRAYRISIPGLYVRIRGLEHAFPVQDISATGVAFENTYRQHLDYQPGDEMELDLLIKDRTYLEELKALLVRHRDFMLACEFHDLGLRQEAGLDKLVLEVQKKWIAAKKKKRAEEKNEKT; encoded by the coding sequence ATGTCTGATTTCTTTGGCGAATTCAACTTCGATTACGAGACCGGCACCAGGCGCAGGGCATACAGGATCTCTATCCCCGGTCTTTACGTGCGTATCAGGGGTCTTGAACATGCTTTTCCAGTTCAGGACATCAGCGCCACTGGTGTTGCTTTTGAAAACACCTATAGACAGCATCTGGACTACCAGCCCGGTGACGAAATGGAGCTCGACCTGCTCATCAAAGACAGAACCTATCTGGAAGAACTCAAGGCCTTGCTTGTCAGGCACAGGGATTTCATGCTGGCCTGCGAGTTTCATGACCTTGGCCTGCGCCAGGAGGCCGGACTGGACAAGCTGGTTCTGGAAGTGCAGAAAAAATGGATAGCCGCCAAAAAGAAAAAAAGGGCCGAAGAAAAAAATGAAAAAACATAA
- a CDS encoding biotin attachment protein, with translation MIDTISLLNEIKQAPYKEITVSAPHSGRIEFAVNQTGVKVKGASGTWLERPGTLLARLVREGNPKPIYAPEKGEVVEFYDVSDREFVQAGTPLMKIRHCLTKQEVMDIILKKALHLFIAPEKGRYYFVSEIDTKIKSQGLRSVSVKEGDEVLILSRMKRETTITYQGPQGIIYTAYFNSNESVETGAPLFGVCPENQVQDIKAVIDKIQSGWEEQE, from the coding sequence TTGATCGACACCATATCCCTTTTAAATGAAATAAAACAGGCCCCATACAAGGAAATAACCGTCAGTGCGCCGCATTCCGGGCGTATCGAATTCGCAGTCAACCAGACAGGAGTAAAGGTCAAAGGGGCCTCAGGGACATGGCTTGAGCGTCCCGGTACACTGCTGGCCAGGTTAGTGCGCGAAGGCAACCCCAAACCCATTTATGCCCCGGAAAAGGGCGAGGTGGTGGAATTTTACGACGTCAGCGACCGGGAGTTTGTCCAGGCCGGCACACCGCTTATGAAGATCAGGCATTGCCTGACCAAGCAGGAGGTGATGGACATAATCCTTAAAAAAGCCCTGCATCTCTTCATTGCCCCGGAGAAAGGGCGCTATTATTTTGTATCCGAGATCGACACCAAGATAAAATCCCAGGGCCTTCGTTCCGTCAGCGTCAAAGAAGGCGACGAGGTGCTTATTCTTTCCAGGATGAAACGCGAGACCACCATTACCTATCAGGGACCGCAGGGGATAATCTACACAGCTTACTTCAACTCCAATGAAAGCGTGGAGACGGGAGCCCCCCTTTTCGGCGTCTGCCCCGAGAACCAGGTCCAGGACATCAAGGCAGTCATTGACAAAATTCAAAGCGGATGGGAAGAACAGGAATAG
- a CDS encoding carboxyl transferase domain-containing protein produces the protein MTDIEKQIQDLRERLQYIEDIFGNRENTNITLLRSKLQDFIHNLPSLGPGQIKRQLTSLSDLFSFLENKLEKELTPMDRVRIVRHPQRVCLKDILENVYDNYTEIGGQGEYSIDPSMIIARAYITRNVGKKTYKQPVMVIGQEKGHGEEFRNGGSVKPWGNAKALEYMKVAERENIPIHTYIFTPGSYPIEDYPGAAQQIARNIYAMAGIRVPVIAVLSEGGSGGAEAIGLTDTRIMLSHGYYSVISPEGAAAIEGRSSSTRKASAQLVESCARQLRITARDNLEMGYVDRILQEPPLGARPDHFDFFRKLRREVILATDEIVLSIRGVKLFRAIALRKLNNPNIYVRWSISSKSKERLIWRRYQKYRGLCSWAYQDRSTNFQKCKSAVLETGWSVYSFLRYEFFGRHQRAITHLAEDVQGEVHALMDRVTHRFSSLFKKLPWVRKEREDACQLTTLSTWEAGMSWNEHCRYVSPQANQDKTLTCPNSEKHNCLDLWAPDLFGDFAGVCSHCGHHFPMEYEWYLFNVFDSRSIREFNAPIEASNPLEFDGLTHKLDKAKKQTGHKSACMTFEAKIKGIQVAVAMLLARFRGGSVGAAEGEKFIRAAEQARRKHMPFLAYVHGTAGIRIQEGTNGLLQMPRCTLAVRRYLESGGLYLVVYDTNSYAGPVASFLGCSPYQFAIRSANIGFAGPGVIRETTGMDIPPNYHKSFQALSRGHIQGIWDRREIRNNLHHALMTMGGEFLYYR, from the coding sequence ATGACAGATATAGAAAAACAGATCCAGGACTTAAGAGAACGTCTGCAATACATCGAAGACATATTCGGCAACAGGGAGAACACCAATATCACTTTGTTGCGCTCCAAACTGCAGGATTTCATCCACAACCTGCCATCTCTTGGCCCGGGACAGATTAAGCGACAGCTGACATCTCTAAGCGACCTCTTCAGCTTCCTGGAGAACAAGCTGGAAAAAGAGCTGACCCCCATGGACAGGGTGCGCATTGTGCGTCATCCCCAGAGGGTCTGCCTCAAAGACATCCTGGAAAACGTCTACGACAACTATACAGAGATCGGTGGGCAGGGCGAATACAGCATCGACCCGTCCATGATCATCGCCCGGGCCTACATAACCCGCAATGTGGGCAAAAAGACGTACAAGCAGCCGGTAATGGTCATCGGCCAGGAAAAAGGCCATGGCGAGGAATTCAGAAACGGGGGCTCGGTAAAACCCTGGGGCAATGCCAAGGCCCTGGAATACATGAAGGTTGCAGAGCGCGAAAACATACCCATCCATACCTACATATTCACCCCGGGGTCGTATCCCATAGAGGACTACCCCGGCGCAGCGCAGCAGATAGCCAGAAATATCTACGCCATGGCCGGCATCAGGGTTCCGGTGATAGCCGTTCTTTCCGAAGGGGGCTCCGGGGGAGCCGAAGCCATCGGCCTGACCGACACCAGGATAATGCTCTCCCACGGCTACTACTCGGTCATATCCCCGGAAGGAGCAGCCGCCATTGAAGGACGCTCCAGTTCCACCCGCAAGGCCTCGGCACAACTGGTGGAAAGCTGCGCCAGGCAGCTGAGAATCACCGCCAGGGACAACCTGGAAATGGGCTACGTGGACCGCATCCTGCAGGAACCGCCCCTGGGGGCCAGGCCTGATCATTTCGACTTTTTCCGCAAACTGCGCCGGGAAGTCATCCTGGCCACCGATGAGATTGTTCTTTCCATCCGCGGGGTCAAGCTCTTCAGAGCCATTGCCCTTAGAAAGCTCAACAACCCCAATATCTATGTCCGCTGGAGCATATCCTCCAAGTCCAAGGAACGTCTGATTTGGAGAAGATATCAGAAATACCGCGGGCTCTGCTCCTGGGCATACCAGGACAGGTCCACCAACTTTCAGAAATGTAAAAGCGCTGTCCTGGAAACCGGCTGGTCCGTCTATTCCTTTTTGCGCTACGAATTCTTCGGCCGGCACCAGAGGGCCATCACCCACCTGGCTGAAGACGTGCAGGGCGAAGTACATGCCCTCATGGACAGGGTCACTCACCGCTTTTCCAGCCTCTTCAAGAAGCTTCCCTGGGTCAGAAAAGAAAGGGAGGACGCCTGTCAGTTGACCACCCTTTCCACCTGGGAAGCGGGCATGTCCTGGAACGAACACTGCAGGTACGTAAGCCCTCAGGCCAACCAGGACAAGACCCTGACCTGTCCCAACAGCGAGAAACACAACTGCCTGGATTTGTGGGCCCCGGACCTTTTCGGAGATTTTGCAGGAGTCTGCAGCCATTGCGGACATCACTTTCCCATGGAATATGAATGGTACCTGTTTAATGTATTTGATTCCCGCTCCATCCGTGAATTCAATGCCCCCATAGAGGCCTCCAACCCCCTGGAATTCGACGGACTGACCCACAAGCTGGACAAGGCCAAGAAGCAGACCGGACACAAGAGTGCCTGCATGACTTTCGAGGCCAAAATAAAGGGCATCCAGGTAGCGGTGGCCATGCTCCTGGCCAGGTTCAGGGGCGGAAGCGTGGGCGCGGCTGAAGGGGAAAAATTCATCAGGGCCGCGGAACAGGCCAGGCGAAAGCATATGCCCTTTCTGGCCTATGTGCACGGCACAGCCGGCATCCGGATCCAGGAGGGCACCAACGGACTTCTTCAGATGCCCAGGTGCACCCTGGCTGTGCGCAGATACCTGGAATCCGGTGGACTGTATCTCGTGGTCTACGACACCAACTCCTATGCCGGACCCGTGGCCAGTTTTCTGGGATGTTCACCTTACCAATTCGCCATCCGCTCAGCCAACATCGGCTTTGCCGGCCCCGGAGTCATCAGGGAAACCACCGGCATGGACATCCCCCCCAACTACCACAAGTCCTTTCAGGCTCTGTCCAGGGGACACATACAGGGCATCTGGGACCGCCGGGAGATCAGAAACAACCTGCACCATGCCCTGATGACCATGGGTGGGGAGTTTTTATATTACAGGTAA
- a CDS encoding biotin carboxylase N-terminal domain-containing protein, whose product MKKHKVLIANRGEIAIRILKACMDLGHDFVCVYTREDAQSEHCTEALKQGGEDCLYRISSYQDPNEIFAVADQSQATAVHPGYGFFAEDFRFARRVVQRSRKLEFIGPSWKIIQDLGDKINTKRLARQLGVPTIPGSDRPIFDDLEAEEIARSLFNFQQEQGIEQPVILVKASAGGGGMGIEEVNDPDRFRNVLRKVKNYARRQFRDEGVLIEQRLFDFNHLEVQILADSHGNVVHFGTRNCTVQSTGRQKRIEVAPGFDPGAISYAFDAGRVLDDIINYSVRMAQNVGYNSIGTWEWIVSPTGEPFLMEVNTRIQVENGVSAITSRIEDMEVDLIREQIRIGLGEKMDFDQSSIRFEGVGIEYRILAEDPDNAFTPWVGRIEQFSWPEHPWLRMHTHIPRDRAYDIPTEFDPNLALGIVWGKDLKEAKKRGISFLNQLTLEGRNNVGEPLKSNINYLKEKTDRLLIF is encoded by the coding sequence ATGAAAAAACATAAAGTGCTCATTGCCAACCGCGGAGAAATCGCCATCCGCATACTCAAGGCATGTATGGACCTGGGTCATGACTTTGTCTGCGTCTACACCAGGGAGGATGCCCAGTCGGAACACTGCACAGAGGCTTTAAAACAGGGCGGTGAAGACTGCCTTTACCGCATAAGCTCCTATCAGGATCCCAACGAGATTTTCGCCGTGGCTGACCAGAGCCAGGCCACAGCAGTGCACCCGGGGTACGGATTCTTTGCCGAAGATTTCCGTTTTGCCCGCCGGGTAGTCCAGAGAAGCAGAAAACTGGAGTTCATCGGGCCTTCCTGGAAAATAATCCAGGACCTGGGAGACAAAATCAACACCAAAAGGCTGGCCAGACAACTGGGCGTACCCACCATACCCGGCTCAGACCGCCCCATCTTCGACGACCTGGAGGCCGAGGAGATAGCCCGCTCTCTTTTCAATTTCCAGCAGGAACAGGGTATTGAACAGCCTGTAATCCTGGTCAAGGCCTCTGCCGGAGGCGGAGGCATGGGCATCGAGGAGGTCAATGATCCCGATCGCTTCCGCAACGTCCTTAGAAAGGTCAAAAACTACGCCCGCCGACAGTTCCGGGACGAGGGCGTGCTCATCGAGCAAAGGCTTTTTGATTTCAATCACCTGGAAGTACAGATCCTGGCAGACAGCCATGGCAACGTGGTGCATTTCGGAACCCGCAACTGCACAGTGCAAAGTACAGGCAGGCAGAAAAGAATCGAAGTTGCACCGGGATTTGATCCCGGTGCAATAAGTTACGCCTTTGACGCCGGGCGGGTACTGGACGACATCATAAATTATTCCGTACGCATGGCTCAGAATGTGGGCTACAACAGTATCGGCACCTGGGAATGGATAGTCAGCCCCACAGGGGAACCCTTTCTCATGGAGGTCAATACACGCATCCAGGTGGAAAACGGAGTCTCGGCCATTACCTCCCGCATTGAGGATATGGAGGTGGACCTCATCCGGGAGCAGATCCGCATCGGCCTCGGGGAAAAGATGGACTTTGATCAAAGCAGCATCAGGTTTGAAGGTGTAGGCATAGAGTACCGCATCCTTGCCGAAGACCCGGACAATGCATTCACCCCCTGGGTGGGCAGAATAGAGCAATTTTCCTGGCCCGAACATCCCTGGCTCAGGATGCACACGCACATCCCCAGGGACCGGGCTTACGACATCCCTACGGAATTCGACCCCAACCTGGCCCTGGGCATCGTCTGGGGCAAAGACCTTAAAGAAGCCAAAAAGCGGGGAATCAGCTTTTTGAACCAGCTGACCCTGGAGGGTAGAAACAACGTGGGTGAACCTCTCAAATCCAACATCAACTACCTCAAAGAGAAAACAGACAGACTGCTGATTTTTTGA
- a CDS encoding response regulator, which translates to MSHFDPRHLLSELEDNVSKQDRIKADLVLEHIESADAGTRKKLIHILEQGKPEFVGPLLVSLISKRPALQEQLLDLKSALMAVTLQQPGILLKTIEDKVPPREVFISMAGELRLQEAATGLMEILVRELDENILKEAITALGSMGDPAATNSISEFLYSNHKPLTIAATRSLGQIGTPTAMQRLSEKMGSDAQLDILILDIFSQVQDHVSLSKLNQSLSSHYAHLRNYAKSKLVRIGPKAVPMLCDNLMHDDPDLVIHTLNVLGDIGDASALTFIRKMLGKEPKDPNVRFAAYEALGRMPLEKGAYILARGLTDPEEHVCVVAASAIDQNLNQVLAAGVKNMVRQKDQDALKTVRAIVSAQAKNLLVALLEEETFQEMVTDYLVQSAAPEVQEYFRDLLEKYGYRELSQRLKPGDPGEDKRPVAVAVDDSKMILKIYKSTLYELGYEPLVFEYPTEAMKWLRENRPEVVFTDLNMPEITGIDLIGMVREIYPDNSLPIIMVTTQNEVQDNEKARKAGVSDITFKPFTAETLKQALEGAGRPST; encoded by the coding sequence ATGTCTCATTTCGACCCAAGGCACCTGTTGAGTGAACTGGAAGACAACGTTTCCAAGCAGGACCGGATAAAGGCCGACCTGGTCCTGGAACATATTGAAAGCGCTGATGCCGGCACCCGGAAAAAGCTGATACATATCCTGGAACAGGGCAAGCCTGAGTTTGTCGGACCTCTGCTTGTTTCTCTCATTTCAAAGAGGCCGGCCCTGCAGGAACAGCTTTTAGACCTCAAGAGCGCACTCATGGCAGTAACCCTGCAGCAACCGGGAATTCTTCTCAAGACCATCGAGGACAAGGTGCCTCCCCGGGAAGTCTTTATCAGTATGGCCGGGGAGTTAAGGCTGCAGGAGGCGGCTACAGGTCTTATGGAGATCCTGGTGCGGGAGCTGGACGAAAATATTTTGAAGGAAGCCATTACCGCCTTAGGATCCATGGGAGATCCTGCCGCCACCAATTCCATAAGCGAATTTCTTTATTCCAATCACAAACCTTTGACCATCGCCGCCACCAGGAGCCTGGGACAGATAGGCACACCAACGGCCATGCAGCGGTTATCGGAGAAAATGGGCAGCGATGCCCAGCTGGACATTCTTATACTGGACATATTTTCCCAGGTTCAGGATCATGTTTCCCTCAGCAAGCTGAATCAATCCCTGAGTTCGCATTATGCCCACCTGAGAAACTATGCCAAGTCCAAGCTGGTGCGCATCGGCCCCAAGGCGGTGCCCATGCTCTGCGACAACCTCATGCACGACGACCCGGACCTCGTGATTCATACCCTGAATGTCCTGGGAGATATCGGGGATGCTTCGGCACTGACCTTTATACGCAAGATGCTGGGAAAGGAACCAAAGGATCCCAACGTGCGGTTTGCAGCCTATGAGGCCCTGGGGCGTATGCCCCTGGAGAAGGGGGCTTACATACTGGCCAGGGGTCTTACTGATCCAGAGGAGCATGTGTGCGTTGTTGCGGCTTCGGCTATTGATCAGAATCTGAACCAGGTCCTGGCCGCCGGGGTGAAAAACATGGTCCGGCAGAAGGACCAGGACGCGCTGAAAACAGTCCGGGCCATTGTCAGCGCCCAGGCCAAGAATCTCCTGGTTGCCCTTCTGGAGGAAGAGACATTCCAGGAAATGGTCACTGATTATCTTGTGCAGAGCGCTGCTCCCGAAGTGCAGGAATATTTCCGGGATCTGCTGGAAAAGTATGGTTACAGGGAACTGTCTCAGAGGCTCAAGCCTGGTGATCCTGGGGAGGACAAGAGACCGGTGGCCGTGGCCGTGGATGATTCAAAGATGATCCTGAAGATTTATAAATCCACTCTGTACGAACTGGGTTATGAGCCGCTGGTGTTCGAGTACCCGACTGAAGCCATGAAATGGCTCAGGGAAAATCGGCCGGAGGTGGTGTTTACTGATCTGAACATGCCCGAGATAACCGGAATCGACCTTATAGGCATGGTCAGGGAAATCTATCCTGACAACAGTCTGCCCATTATCATGGTCACCACCCAGAACGAGGTCCAGGACAATGAAAAGGCCAGGAAAGCCGGTGTGAGTGATATCACCTTCAAGCCCTTTACGGCTGAGACCTTGAAGCAGGCCCTGGAGGGAGCCGGCCGGCCATCCACTTG